In the Wyeomyia smithii strain HCP4-BCI-WySm-NY-G18 chromosome 2, ASM2978416v1, whole genome shotgun sequence genome, one interval contains:
- the LOC129720963 gene encoding uncharacterized protein LOC129720963, giving the protein MTLGKVLITIVVAASLAEAKPPASHEHPDFLETTGILQEIAGECRNATGGDKAFHQLMHVLHHDTPRCFSGHVNMSILQTSVDHLSKQEQSKMLEQVCGQFQKSLSCIDPIVDKLEPCITDLDDILQKIVDTVPEALSLVCNNSAAMLLKLREPLSRSCAIELAPALGDCMDFVSNKTIETDLKKYTITECNEIYKMRDCVNNQIRDCGALSYLELFSLFYRNLLSLTPCK; this is encoded by the exons ATGACACTGGGCAAAGTGCTAATTACGATTGTGGTGGCGGCTTCGCTGGCAG AAGCTAAACCACCGGCGTCACATGAACATCCGGATTTCCTGGAGACAACGGGAATCCTGCAGGAGATCGCAGGTGAATGCCGGAATGCCACCGGAGGAGACAAAGCCTTTCACCAGCTGATGCATGTTTTGCACCATGATACTCCGCGGTGTTTCAGTGGTCACGTGAACATGAGTATTCTGCAAACATCGGTCGATCATCTGAGTAAGCAGGAGCAATCTAAAATGTTGGAGCA AGTTTGTGGCCAATTTCAGAAATCGCTCTCCTGCATCGATCCTATTGTAGATAAACTGGAACCGTGCATTACCGATCTCGACGATATTTTGCAGAAAATTGTCGATACGGTGCCGGAAGCGTTGAGTCTGGTTTGCAACAACAGCGCGGCCATGTTGTTAA AACTACGCGAGCCTCTTTCCCGATCGTGTGCCATAGAACTGGCCCCGGCTTTGGGTGACTGTATGGATTTTGTTTCGAACAAAACCATCGAGACGGATTTGAAGAAGTACACTATTACCGAGTGCAA CGAAATCTACAAAATGAGAGACTGCGTCAACAATCAAATCCGGGATTGTGGAGCCCTGAGCTATCTGGAGCTGTTTAGCTTGTTCTATCGGAATCTGTTGAGTCTGACGCCCTGTAAATGA